The following are encoded together in the Glycine max cultivar Williams 82 chromosome 8, Glycine_max_v4.0, whole genome shotgun sequence genome:
- the LOC121175239 gene encoding uncharacterized protein, with amino-acid sequence MSFSEETSSQTITISRLAFILPNGSISYNQTSVYFQSLIPTPMRVPNNCSFDTLKRRMDNTLQLTNDQLLDEIYYRQPFIDAGQQYFFQSLQLKNDDDVYTMLMCNDQYSCVGPIELLCTIIRTPDAMLNLLQSTITPTHDAIMYYNGKWNIPRQGEFFGYSFTGTNPIRFGILSECGMEKLKDLIKQVAPTGVPLMEFTDHNWLDDCSFDNQVILSIPKI; translated from the coding sequence ATGTCATTTTCGGAAGAAACAAGCAGTCAGACCATTACTATCTCTAGATTAGCTTTCATTCttccaaatggatcaatcaGTTACAACCAAACtagtgtttattttcaaagtctcATTCCAACACCAATGCGAGTTCCTAACAACTGTTCTTTTGATACACTCAAGCGTAGAATGGACAACACCCTTCAACTAACCAACGATCAACTACTGGATGAAATCTACTACCGACAGCCATTCATAGATGCaggtcaacaatatttttttcaatctttacaattgaaaaatgatgatgatgtttacacaatgttaatgtgcaatgaccaatactcgtgtgttggccctatagaattattatgtaccattATTAGAACACCGGATGCTATGCTCAACCTGCTTCAATCAACCATcactcctactcatgatgcaattATGTATTACAACGGGAAGTGGAACATACCACGTCAAGGTGAGTTTTTTGGTTACTCATTTACTGGAACTAATCCAATCAGATTTGGCATTCTTTCGGAATGTGGCATGGAGAAACTCAAggatttaatcaagcaagttgcacctacaGGGGTCCCCCTGATGGAATTCACGGATCACAATTGGTTAGACGATTGTTCTTTCGACAACCAGGTCATTCTAAGTATTCCgaaaatttga